A single window of Streptomyces aquilus DNA harbors:
- a CDS encoding BadF/BadG/BcrA/BcrD ATPase family protein, whose amino-acid sequence MQEAPFSGPLVLGIDVGGTKTHLRALAGDTPVADHVRFSVGWRPHDPVAAAGWLAALIAEALPPGVRPSALAVGGHACETPRQCAQIRTALQLHFDVPALVVGDAELLAPAAGLDKGVGLVAGTGSVAVGRTADGTLVQVGGWGAALGDEGGSAGLVREAARAVWAAHDRGEEPDALAAGLVAAFEVPEVPALGAALERAQDVSAEWGRRAPAVFAAAEAGSHLARTVIAEGGRALAALVARLAARGVAVDDVVVAGGTILAQPLLYDAFTTALADSVPTARPQPLRVPPVEGAVALARSLL is encoded by the coding sequence GTGCAGGAAGCCCCGTTTTCCGGCCCTCTCGTGCTCGGCATCGACGTGGGCGGCACCAAGACGCACTTGCGTGCGCTCGCGGGCGACACCCCGGTGGCCGACCATGTCCGTTTCAGTGTGGGCTGGCGGCCGCACGACCCCGTGGCCGCCGCCGGCTGGCTGGCCGCGCTGATCGCCGAAGCCCTGCCGCCGGGCGTCCGCCCCTCCGCCCTCGCCGTGGGCGGGCACGCCTGCGAGACCCCTCGCCAGTGCGCCCAGATCCGCACCGCACTGCAACTCCACTTCGACGTCCCCGCGCTGGTCGTGGGCGACGCCGAACTCCTCGCGCCCGCGGCGGGCCTGGACAAGGGCGTCGGCCTGGTCGCCGGGACCGGTTCGGTCGCGGTGGGCAGGACCGCCGACGGCACGCTCGTCCAGGTCGGCGGCTGGGGCGCGGCCCTCGGCGACGAGGGCGGCTCGGCCGGTCTGGTCCGCGAGGCCGCCCGCGCCGTATGGGCCGCCCACGACCGCGGGGAGGAGCCCGACGCACTCGCCGCCGGGCTCGTCGCCGCTTTCGAGGTGCCCGAAGTACCGGCACTCGGCGCGGCGCTCGAACGCGCCCAGGACGTCTCCGCCGAGTGGGGCCGGCGCGCCCCGGCCGTGTTCGCCGCCGCCGAAGCGGGTTCGCACCTCGCCCGCACGGTGATCGCCGAAGGCGGCCGCGCACTCGCCGCCCTGGTCGCACGCCTCGCCGCCCGCGGCGTCGCGGTCGACGACGTGGTGGTGGCGGGCGGCACGATCCTCGCCCAGCCCCTTTTGTACGACGCCTTCACCACGGCCCTCGCCGACAGCGTCCCGACAGCGCGGCCCCAGCCGCTGCGGGTGCCGCCGGTCGAGGGGGCGGTGGCGCTGGCGCGTTCACTTCTGTGA
- a CDS encoding ROK family protein translates to MAIAPRLTESANAVFTVLAEAGSATRPQLASLARLSKPTVSSAVAELESVGLAAHSGTASSGTGRNAAVYRLGPAAGAVLAIDLGPALTRVRGCALDGSLLAEATGSRADAADVVREALFTLPADAPIRSIVVAVGDVTAQQDGAGMRPATAKAGPVFDAVAVTLPRGVPVHLENNVNCAALAELHEGAAQGRHTFGYLRIGVGIGLGIVVGGRVLSGANGAAGELARLPYPWDDDRQPRHEALEEYIGARSLLRRAAEAWRDGEGPCPHTAEQLFALAGEGRPAARAVVDRHAVDVGRLAAAVTAVLDPGLIVLGGSTGSDPQLLPGVRAELHRLSWPTEVVSSTLGELGTVVGAARLAVARGVQTVTHTVRTKD, encoded by the coding sequence GTGGCGATCGCCCCCCGTCTGACCGAGAGCGCGAACGCTGTCTTCACCGTGCTGGCCGAGGCGGGCAGTGCGACCCGGCCGCAGCTGGCGAGCCTGGCGCGGCTGTCGAAGCCGACGGTGTCCTCCGCCGTCGCGGAGCTGGAGAGCGTCGGGCTCGCCGCCCACTCCGGCACCGCGTCCAGCGGCACGGGCCGCAACGCCGCCGTCTACCGGCTCGGACCCGCCGCCGGTGCCGTACTCGCCATCGACCTGGGGCCGGCCCTCACCCGGGTTCGTGGCTGCGCCCTGGACGGCTCCCTGCTCGCCGAGGCCACCGGCTCCCGGGCCGACGCCGCCGACGTCGTCCGCGAGGCGCTCTTCACGCTGCCCGCGGACGCGCCCATCCGCTCCATCGTCGTCGCCGTCGGTGACGTCACCGCGCAGCAGGACGGCGCGGGCATGCGGCCGGCCACCGCCAAGGCCGGGCCCGTCTTCGACGCCGTGGCCGTCACGCTGCCCCGGGGGGTGCCGGTGCACCTCGAGAACAACGTGAACTGCGCCGCCCTCGCCGAGCTGCACGAGGGTGCCGCCCAGGGCCGGCACACCTTCGGCTACCTGCGGATCGGCGTCGGTATCGGTCTCGGCATCGTCGTCGGCGGCCGGGTGCTCTCGGGCGCCAACGGGGCCGCCGGAGAGCTCGCCCGGCTGCCCTACCCCTGGGACGACGACCGCCAGCCCCGCCACGAGGCGCTGGAGGAGTACATCGGCGCCCGCTCCCTGCTGCGCCGGGCCGCGGAGGCCTGGCGGGACGGCGAGGGGCCCTGCCCGCACACCGCGGAACAGCTCTTCGCGCTGGCCGGCGAGGGGCGGCCCGCGGCCCGCGCGGTCGTCGACCGGCACGCCGTGGACGTGGGCCGGCTGGCCGCCGCCGTGACCGCAGTGCTCGACCCGGGACTGATCGTCCTCGGCGGCAGCACCGGCTCCGATCCGCAGCTCCTGCCCGGGGTGCGCGCCGAGCTGCACCGGCTGAGCTGGCCCACCGAGGTCGTCAGCAGCACGCTCGGCGAGCTGGGCACCGTCGTGGGGGCCGCACGGCTCGCGGTGGCGCGGGGAGTCCAAACCGTGACCCACACCGTGCGGACGAAGGATTGA